Below is a genomic region from Candidatus Sulfotelmatobacter sp..
GTTCCGGTGCGGACCGCCGCCGACGCCGCGCGCGAGGTGGGTTGTGAGGTCGGGCAGATCGTGAAATCCCTGATTTTTCGCGCCGCGCACAGCGATCGCGGCGTGCTGGTCCTGACCAGCGGCGCCAATCGGGTGAACGAGGCGCGCATCACCGAGCTGCTCGGCGAGCCGATCGAGCGCGCCCATCCCGATTTCGTGCGCCAGCGGACCGGATTCGCGATCGGCGGCGTGCCGCCGATCGCGCACGTCACGGCGTTCGTCACCTTCATCGACGAAGACCTGCTGCGGCTCGAATCGCTGTGGGCGGCGGCCGGACACCCCAATTCCCTGTTCGAGCTCCGGCCCGCCGATCTCACGCGCTTGGCCCACGGCACGGTGACCCGGGTCACGTGAGCGTCGCGGCGATCCTGCTCTGCGCCGGCAAGGGCGAACGCCTCGGCGCCGGGGTCGAGAAGGCCTTTGTGCCCCTCGCCGGGCGGCCGCTCTTCGGCTGGAGCCTGGAGGCGTTCGAGCGCTGCGACGCGATCGAGGGAATCGTGATGGTGGGCCCGGTCGCGAAGCTGCGCGACCTGTTCTCCGCCGCCGGATTGAGCGCCCGCAAGATCGTGGCGTGGACCGAAGGCGGGCGCGAGCGGCAGCACTCGGTGGGGCGCGGGCTCCACGTGCTGCCCGAAGGTGTCACGCACGTCGCGGTGCACGACTGCGCGCGCGCTCTGGTCAGCCCCGAGCTGATCGCGCGCGTGGTGGGCGACGCGCGCGTTCACGGCGCGGCGCTGGCGGCGGTGCCGCTCGAAGACACGCTCAAACGCGTGAGCCTCGAGGTGGTCGAGCAAACCGTATCGCGCGCCGGCCTGTGGCGTGCTCAGACGCCGCAGGCATTCCGGCGCGACTGGCTGCTGGCCGCCCACGAATCGGCGGGAAAGACCATCGCCACCGACGACGCGGCGCTGGTGGAGGCGCTCGGCCATCGAGTCCGCGTGACACTCGGCGACCCGCTCAATTTCAAGATCACCACGCCCGACGACCTGCGGCTGGCCGAGGCCTGCTTGCAGGCGAGGGCGCTCCACCGTTAGATAGGGGGCCCATGGAGATCCGGACCGGCATCGGCTACGACGTCCATCGCCTCGAACCGGGGCGCCCGCTGGTACTGGGCGGCGTTCCGATCGAGAGCCCGTTCGGTCTCGACGGCCACAGCGACGCCGACGTGGTGCTGCACGCGATCGGCGACGCGTTGCTCGGCGCCGCGACGCTCGGCGATCTCGGCGAGCACTTTCCGCCGCACGACACCAAGTGGAAGAACGCCTCGAGCCTCGAGCTGCTCGGCCTGATCCGGGCGCTGGTCGAGGGCCGCGGCTATCGCATCACCTACGTGGACACCTCGGTGATTGCCGAGGTGCCGCGCATCGCGCCGCATCGCGAAGCGATGCGCGTCAACATCGGGCGGGCGTTGAAGCTCGGCATCGAGAGCGTGTCGGTGAAGGCGACCACCAACGAGCGCCTGGGCGCGCTCGGGCGCGGCGAGGGCATCGCCGCGCTGGCGGTGGCGACGGTCGAGCGGCAGTAGCGTTCGGCGGCGGCGTCGCGAATTGAGGCGCGTCGCGCGCGGCGGCGCCTCCAACGGAAAATCGGTACCCCAGGCCCGACCGACATTCTCCCGGTTCGCTCTCCCCGCCGTGATCCGGGTCCGACCCAGGATGAACGTATCACCGGATCAGCGCCACCCGTGACGTCCAGGACTGCGTGCCCTGCGAGAGGCGCACCAGATAGACGCCGGGGGGCCGGTCCTCGAGTCCGTTCAACGCGGCTTGGTGATCGCCGGCTGGCATCCAGCCCAGGTCGCTCGCGGCCACGCGCCGGCCGCTCACGTCGAACAGCTCGAGGCGCGTCATGCCGGCCCCCGGCAGACGGAATTCGACCTGCGCCGATCGCGAGTGGCTCAGGAACGCGCGCTTGAGCACCGGGATCTCGCTCGGCGTGGGCTCCGGTCCGGGCTGTGGAAACTCCGAGGGGTCCATGAGCACGGTGAAGAAGATCTGGGTGGCGGGGAAGGTGAAGCGCTCGTCGGGCCAGGCGACCACCGGCTTGGAGCCCGGATCCACCGCCAGCATCGGGCCGTATTGAATGCCCGGCGCGGAACAGGCGGGAGTTCCGTTGAACGCGAATTCCGGATCGATGCCGCCGTCCGCGAACAAGTGCGTGCCATAGATGTCCGAGTCGGCGTAACCGTTTCGCCAGTCCTCCCACGCCGTCCACGCGCCGCCCTTGCCGTCGGACGACAACGCGCCGAGGCGCTGGACGTCCGGGGCCGTGCACACCGCAACTCCCGCCGTGGCCCACAGCAAGTGTCCTACGCCGTCGATGCGTTGCGCGAAGATTCCGGTCGAACTCGCCCCGGGCCGAAAATCGTTCCACGCCAGCACTGCGCCCCCGGCGCCATCGCCGCACATGAGCGGAGTCATCTGATTGGCGGGCGCGGCGCACACCACGTTTCCATCCGCGCCCCAGCCCGGCGCAAGCTTGCCAGTCGCGAGCAGGTGCTGCGCGTACACGTCCTGGCCCGCCGTCCCCGTGGCGCCGCGCGACTCGCTCCAGCCCAGAATCACGCCGCCCGCGCCGTCCGAGACCATCGCTCCCAGTTGGCGATTGCCGGCGGCCGTGGTCATCGCGACACCAGTCGCCGGCCAGCCCGGCGCCGGATCCCCATCCGCGGTGAGTCGCAGCGCGTAGATCTGCGACTGCTCCGACCGGCCACTCGACCACGCGAGGATCGCGCCGCCCGCGCCATCGGAGACCAGGGCCGGGCCGATCAGGTCGTCCGCGCTCGGGACGATGGTGCGGCCGAAGTCGCCCCAGTGAAGTCCGCCCTGCGCGTCGATCCGCTGCGCTCGGATCTCGCAATCGATGCCCTCGATCGGTGTCACCGGACCCCACGCCGCGATCACGCCGCCCTGACCGTCGGAAACCAGATGGGACTGGAAATCCACGCCGACCGCCGTTGCGATCCGCAGGCCGCCGGACGGCCAGCCCGGCGCAAAGCCACCGATGGCATCGAGGCAATGGAGCATCTCGACGGTCT
It encodes:
- the ispF gene encoding 2-C-methyl-D-erythritol 2,4-cyclodiphosphate synthase, encoding MEIRTGIGYDVHRLEPGRPLVLGGVPIESPFGLDGHSDADVVLHAIGDALLGAATLGDLGEHFPPHDTKWKNASSLELLGLIRALVEGRGYRITYVDTSVIAEVPRIAPHREAMRVNIGRALKLGIESVSVKATTNERLGALGRGEGIAALAVATVERQ
- a CDS encoding YbaK/EbsC family protein; translated protein: MTASSDRPLSASAQKVQDALRAEGLELQVIELAVPVRTAADAAREVGCEVGQIVKSLIFRAAHSDRGVLVLTSGANRVNEARITELLGEPIERAHPDFVRQRTGFAIGGVPPIAHVTAFVTFIDEDLLRLESLWAAAGHPNSLFELRPADLTRLAHGTVTRVT
- the ispD gene encoding 2-C-methyl-D-erythritol 4-phosphate cytidylyltransferase — encoded protein: MSVAAILLCAGKGERLGAGVEKAFVPLAGRPLFGWSLEAFERCDAIEGIVMVGPVAKLRDLFSAAGLSARKIVAWTEGGRERQHSVGRGLHVLPEGVTHVAVHDCARALVSPELIARVVGDARVHGAALAAVPLEDTLKRVSLEVVEQTVSRAGLWRAQTPQAFRRDWLLAAHESAGKTIATDDAALVEALGHRVRVTLGDPLNFKITTPDDLRLAEACLQARALHR